The segment CCGCTGCGCAGGCCGGTCTCCACCAGCATCCCGCGCCGCTTGGCCTCGTAGTAGTAGCCCTTGGAATACCACATCACCGCCCGGTCGCGGTTGCCGTTGGCCACCAGCCAGGCGCCGCGCAGGTATTTCACCCCGTATTTCAGGTTGGTGTCGGCATCCAGCAGGCCCTGCGCCGGGCCGCGGTAACCCATCGTCTGTGCTGTCTGCGGCAGGATCTGCATCAGCCCGTAGTAAGGCCCGTTGCGCGCGCCCGGATTGTGGCTGCTTTCGCGCAGCACCACCCGCTGCACCAGATCGACCGGCACGTCATGCGCGTTGGCGTGGTGCTGGATCAGGCGGCGCAGTTCCGGTGTTTCGTTGGGGTAGAGATCGCCGCGGCCCATGCCGCCGTCCCGTGACGGGCGGCCGCAGGCGGCAAGGCCGCAAAGCATCAGGGCAAGCGCGGCGCGGCGGTCAAGGGCTGGCATCGGCGTCTCCGGTTGGTCTGTGCCGTCATAGCCGCCCTTTCCGCCCGGAAAAAGCCCCCGCGGGCCGGGGAATGGCCCGGAACCCGGCCGGGCGGGTGCCGAACGGCTGTTTTCTGCCATGCGCAGCTTGACCCTGCACCGCCGATCCCCGACATCCTGTGGCAAAAGGAGAGTCCGATGCCCCCCGACATTCTGCCCGACACGTCCGACCTTGCAGCACCGCCGTCGCCCGCGCTCGATTTCCTGCTGACCCGCCGGTCCTGCCCGCCCAAGCTGCTGGCCCTGCCGGTGCCAACGGCCGCGCAGTTGCTGCCGCTGCTGACGGCCGCCGCGCGTGTGCCCGATCATGGCAAGCTGGAACCTTGGCGCTTCATCGTGCTGCAAGGGGCGGCGCTGGCGCGGCTGGCCGATCTTGCCGAGGCGCGCGCGGTGGCGCTGGGAAAGGACGCCGAGCAGACGGCCAAGGGGCGCGGGCAGTATGATCAGGCGCATCTGGCGGTGGTGGTGGTTTCCAGCCCGAAGGCATCCGACAAGGTGCCGCCGGTGGAACAGCTGCTGTCGGCGGGGGCGGTCTGCCTGGGGCTGGTGAATGCGGCGCTGGCCTCGGGCTGGGGCGCGTGCTGGCTGACCGGCTGGCCCGCGCATGAGCGGGGTTTCGTGACCGCGGGGCTGGGGCTGGCCGCCGGGGAAAGCGTGGCGGGCATCATCCACATCGCCAGCCCGACCGTGACGGTGACCGACCGCCCGCGCCCCGACGTGGCCGCGCTGACCACCTGGGTGTCCGCATGATCTTCGCCGACTTCCTGCGCGCCCTGCGCCAGCTTGGCGACCGCCGCTTCCGCCGCGTGCTGTTGCTGGGGCTGGCGCTGACCCTCGCGCTGCTTACCGGCGTCTATGCCGCCTTTCTGGTCGCGCTGCAGGCCTTTACCCCCGACATGATAGAGATCCCCTTCGTCGGCCCGGTCGGCGGTATCGACACCCTGGTCAGCTGGGGGTCGGCCGTGTTCATGCTGGGGCTGTCGGTGTTCCTGATGGTGCCGGTGGCTTCGGCCTTCACCGGGCTGTTTCTGGAGGATGTGGCCCAGGCCGTCGAAGACCGGCACTACCCCGCCCTGCCCCCCGTGCCGCGCCCGAAGCTGATGGATTCGCTGATCGACACCGCCAACTTCTTTGCGCTGATCCTGGCGGTCAACCTCGTGGCGCTGCTGCTCTACCCCTTTGCGGGGCCGTTCGTTCCGGTGCTGTTCTGGGCGGTGAACGGGTTTCTGCTGGGGCGGGAGTATTTCACGCTGGTCGCGATGCGCAGGCTGGGGCGGCCGGGGGCCAAGGCGCTGCGCGCGCGCTATCCGCTGCAGATCTGGCTGGCGGGCACGCTGATGGCGGCGCCCCTGTCGGTTCCGCTGCTGAACCTGCTGATCCCGATGCTGGGGGCCGCGACCTTCACCCACCTGTTCCACCGCCTGAACGGCGAACGCGGGGTGTAGCGTCAGTCGGTGACCGGCGCGCCGCCCCCGATCACCGGCGGCGAGCCCATGCGGCCCATCCAGTCGAAATCGCGCACTGTGATCACTCCTGAAAGGATGATGGCCGACAGCACCGCCCAGACCGCCACGGCGATCAGCGTGGTCAGCCGGGCCTTGCGCACCACGACGTTGCCCGCCGGTGCCGAGGCGGGCGTGCCGGGCACCACGCTGCCCGCCTCGCCCTGCGAGGTGACGCGCAGCGGCAGCACGATGAAGAACACCATGAACCACACCACCGAGAACAGAACGATGGCGGCGGTGATGGTCATCAGACCTGTTCCAGTTCCACAAGGCAGCCGTTGAAATCCTTGGGGTGGAGGAACAGCACCGGCTTGCCATGCGCCCCGATCTTCGGCTCTCCGCTGCCCAGCACCCGCGCACCCGAGGCTTTCAGCCGGTCGCGGGCGGCAAGGATGTCGTCAACCTCGTAGCAGATATGGTGGATGCCGCCCGCGGGGTTCTTGGCCAGAAACCCGGCGATCGGAGAATCCTCGCCCAGCGGATACAGCAGCTCGATCTTGGTATTGGGCAGTTCGATGAACACCACCGTCACGCCGTGGTCGGGCTCATCCTGCGGCGCGCCGACCGAGGCGCCCAGCGTGGCGCGGTATTGCTGGCAGGCCGCGTCCAGATCGGGCACGGCGATGGCGACATGGTTCAGGCGACCGATCATTGCGGGGGTCCTCGGGCTGGGGATCTGGGGGCGTCATGCGGGCGGCAGGGGCAGGGTGCAAGGGGGAAGGGCCGGGAAAAGCCGCGGCAGTTTACCCGGCATTAGGCATTCTCGGGCTTCAATGCGGGCTCAGTGCTGAAAGGTGCCCGATGCCCCAACCTGATTCGCATTCCCCGCATGGCCAGCCCGTGTTTCTGCCCGCCGGGGCCACGGCGGCACGGACACTGATGCCGCGCGGCACGCAGCCTTTGCAGGGGTTGACCTTTCTTGTGGTGGAAGACAGCCGCTTTGCCTGCGATGCGCTGCGGCTGATGTGCCAGCGGTCGGGCGCGCGGATGCGCCGGGCCGAAAACCTGCAGGCGGCGCGGGCGCATCTGCGGGTCTATCGGCCCGATGTGGTGATCGTCGATCTTGGCCTGCCCGACGGGCGCGGCGAAGGGCTGATCCGCGATCTGGCGCGGCTGGG is part of the Paracoccaceae bacterium Fryx2 genome and harbors:
- the mce gene encoding methylmalonyl-CoA epimerase, with amino-acid sequence MIGRLNHVAIAVPDLDAACQQYRATLGASVGAPQDEPDHGVTVVFIELPNTKIELLYPLGEDSPIAGFLAKNPAGGIHHICYEVDDILAARDRLKASGARVLGSGEPKIGAHGKPVLFLHPKDFNGCLVELEQV
- a CDS encoding DUF1467 family protein produces the protein MTITAAIVLFSVVWFMVFFIVLPLRVTSQGEAGSVVPGTPASAPAGNVVVRKARLTTLIAVAVWAVLSAIILSGVITVRDFDWMGRMGSPPVIGGGAPVTD
- a CDS encoding lytic transglycosylase domain-containing protein gives rise to the protein MPALDRRAALALMLCGLAACGRPSRDGGMGRGDLYPNETPELRRLIQHHANAHDVPVDLVQRVVLRESSHNPGARNGPYYGLMQILPQTAQTMGYRGPAQGLLDADTNLKYGVKYLRGAWLVANGNRDRAVMWYSKGYYYEAKRRGMLVETGLRSG
- a CDS encoding nitroreductase — its product is MPPDILPDTSDLAAPPSPALDFLLTRRSCPPKLLALPVPTAAQLLPLLTAAARVPDHGKLEPWRFIVLQGAALARLADLAEARAVALGKDAEQTAKGRGQYDQAHLAVVVVSSPKASDKVPPVEQLLSAGAVCLGLVNAALASGWGACWLTGWPAHERGFVTAGLGLAAGESVAGIIHIASPTVTVTDRPRPDVAALTTWVSA
- a CDS encoding EI24 domain-containing protein, with the protein product MFADFLRALRQLGDRRFRRVLLLGLALTLALLTGVYAAFLVALQAFTPDMIEIPFVGPVGGIDTLVSWGSAVFMLGLSVFLMVPVASAFTGLFLEDVAQAVEDRHYPALPPVPRPKLMDSLIDTANFFALILAVNLVALLLYPFAGPFVPVLFWAVNGFLLGREYFTLVAMRRLGRPGAKALRARYPLQIWLAGTLMAAPLSVPLLNLLIPMLGAATFTHLFHRLNGERGV